The following proteins are encoded in a genomic region of Alistipes shahii WAL 8301:
- a CDS encoding DUF5119 domain-containing protein: MKNILIISALAGVLALSSCWRDDLYYATVDRATVRIEADWTPARLTPNGVSAFVFDRNGAAFDVVRSNDSRKADLSLPEGFYSVVVLNNTLDEYRNIESAGTDRLETFALMGRAVSPNFTSLGGGTRAESFIGEPDTVAGSVVRNIEVTRKMIEYFRTKPHGMEPAPAAVYQTAPTRIISVADIRVHVKGLKYAAGAPRTHLKNLSGGYYLDSDKPHSLQVCHEFVLNNRCFDAKDPRNGTITRQLATFGLHDETGVRYLMEMEFVLLNGEKHPVSLDVTDAIRVTQGATHKIIHIEVEIELPEVIGNGDGAFDPDLEEWEDIDVDIPM; encoded by the coding sequence ATGAAAAACATACTGATTATATCGGCTCTTGCAGGCGTTCTGGCGCTCTCCTCCTGCTGGCGCGACGACCTTTATTATGCCACCGTCGACCGCGCCACCGTCCGTATCGAGGCCGACTGGACTCCGGCGCGGCTGACGCCCAACGGCGTTTCGGCATTCGTGTTCGACCGCAACGGCGCGGCTTTCGACGTGGTCCGGAGCAACGACTCCCGGAAAGCGGACCTCTCACTGCCCGAAGGCTTCTATAGTGTTGTCGTGCTGAACAATACGCTGGATGAATACAGGAATATCGAAAGCGCGGGAACCGACCGGCTGGAGACCTTCGCCCTGATGGGCAGGGCGGTGTCCCCCAACTTCACGTCGCTCGGCGGCGGCACCCGAGCGGAATCCTTCATCGGGGAGCCCGACACGGTGGCCGGAAGCGTAGTCCGAAATATCGAGGTGACCCGCAAGATGATCGAATATTTCCGGACCAAACCCCACGGCATGGAACCCGCCCCGGCGGCAGTCTATCAGACTGCTCCGACCCGCATCATCTCGGTGGCCGACATCAGGGTGCATGTCAAGGGGCTCAAATATGCCGCGGGGGCGCCCCGCACCCACCTGAAGAATCTTTCGGGCGGCTATTACCTCGATTCGGACAAGCCGCATTCGCTGCAGGTCTGCCACGAGTTCGTGCTGAACAACCGCTGCTTCGATGCGAAAGACCCGCGCAACGGCACCATCACCAGACAGCTGGCGACGTTCGGCCTGCACGATGAGACGGGCGTGCGCTACCTGATGGAGATGGAGTTCGTGCTGCTCAACGGCGAAAAACATCCCGTCTCGCTCGATGTCACCGATGCCATCCGCGTGACGCAGGGCGCGACGCACAAGATCATCCATATCGAGGTGGAGATCGAACTTCCCGAGGTGATCGGCAACGGCGACGGCGCCTTCGACCCCGACCTGGAGGAATGGGAGGACATCGATGTCGACATCCCGATGTAA
- a CDS encoding DUF3575 domain-containing protein, translated as MIIRLYFRFDRSLLEKKYLTNEESLAKLDTMLNRPEVRDNLDSIVIIASASPEGMLERNIKLAEERARATRTYVYWKHPDIVRERVQICSIGEDWAGLAQRIADDDRCPHRARVLEIINSDVDSATKEWRLKQVGDGAAWRHIVNNHLRYLRAGATCIIVFQSVPHAPEPTVEPEPESEPGPVVEPDTVQMPAPQPVPESPAMEPTFVRKPLLAVKSNLLFDLASALNVELEVPMGKRWSVAGEWMFPWWRSNKSDLTMQLLAGHGEIRYWLGDRAKRDVMTGWHLGLYGGGGKFDFQVFNDDGSQGDFFDAGLSLGYAHRIGRSRSLRMEYTLGVGYLRSNYEAYDRVRDTKYGDIKVVRYPWETRRLNWIGPTRARISLVWLLHYRKKEVAK; from the coding sequence GTGATCATTCGTCTGTATTTCCGTTTCGACCGGTCTCTGCTCGAAAAGAAGTATCTGACAAACGAGGAGTCGCTCGCCAAACTCGACACCATGCTTAACAGACCGGAAGTCAGGGATAATCTCGATTCCATTGTCATCATCGCGTCGGCATCTCCCGAGGGCATGTTGGAACGCAACATCAAACTCGCGGAAGAACGGGCTCGGGCTACGCGCACTTATGTGTATTGGAAGCATCCCGACATCGTGCGAGAGAGGGTGCAGATATGTTCTATCGGCGAAGATTGGGCGGGACTGGCCCAACGGATTGCCGATGACGACCGATGTCCCCATCGGGCGCGAGTTCTGGAGATCATCAATTCGGACGTTGACTCCGCGACCAAAGAGTGGCGGCTAAAACAGGTGGGCGACGGTGCGGCATGGCGGCACATCGTAAACAACCATCTGCGTTATCTGCGGGCCGGCGCAACCTGCATCATCGTGTTCCAGTCGGTTCCCCATGCGCCCGAACCGACGGTCGAGCCGGAACCCGAGTCAGAACCCGGACCGGTCGTAGAACCAGACACCGTGCAGATGCCGGCTCCGCAACCCGTTCCGGAGTCGCCGGCCATGGAACCGACGTTCGTCCGCAAGCCCCTGCTGGCCGTGAAGAGCAACCTGCTCTTCGACCTGGCCTCGGCGCTCAACGTCGAGCTCGAAGTCCCGATGGGCAAACGCTGGTCCGTTGCCGGGGAGTGGATGTTCCCGTGGTGGCGGAGCAACAAGTCGGACCTGACGATGCAGCTTCTGGCAGGACATGGCGAAATAAGATATTGGCTGGGCGACCGCGCCAAACGAGATGTCATGACGGGCTGGCACCTCGGCTTGTACGGCGGCGGCGGAAAATTCGACTTTCAGGTCTTCAACGACGACGGTTCCCAGGGCGACTTCTTCGATGCCGGGCTGAGCTTGGGCTATGCGCACCGCATCGGACGCAGCCGCAGCCTGCGTATGGAATACACGTTGGGAGTCGGTTACCTGCGTTCGAACTATGAGGCCTACGACCGTGTGCGCGACACGAAGTACGGCGACATCAAGGTCGTCCGTTACCCGTGGGAGACCCGTCGGCTGAACTGGATCGGTCCTACGAGGGCGCGGATTTCGCTGGTATGGCTGTTGCATTACAGAAAAAAGGAGGTTGCAAAATGA
- a CDS encoding fimbrial protein — translation MKRLFHIAWMCLAVAACSKDELPGTHGEFASLTLSVASSQNDVKTRAVSADADEQRINNLYIFIFNPDGSVDCRNYISSLSASSWTGTIGGLTCGTGKSVAAIANTDNTVVDITREMLDGIASRAALDSCVVNLRGKFIERGTNFLMTGVAENVTVTAGSPVSATVPLTRVDSKIRFRVTEASGVTFTSDDWRVVSVPRKAGMMASRTDLCTDPAECFDTEWAHFEEDGKTFAFYSLESVLTPRAEIPVTAGTYEEQYALREKQDKTPTGAGIEVANGDYTYAPKTGTCVQLRGDIRYKDASSGVEISTDVVYTIHLGGVEGVDDYNLLRNTYYTYNVKIVSVDKIIIEVDSSKKTEEDEQRPGAEGDVVMALQIKELDAYNEVFTLSFHQSNVDETMTWDVNTPFSRGAAGEHPADYKWIKFRINSKNSSNFYSSTDFRAYPGNDAVYTGTVSLDTYMTDVANGTDKLLYVDQLVNILQACKERYRTSGSGGSDHLFDSSDYMRFTAFVDEYYYETSPTDPSETAVNGLWKKFVNQQARVMNILSNLAYSPDRQSTKTNAIYSIRQSSIQTMYNIMDEENFTAWGTQMIQEETPVAFEKNTNDVSNPTYNDSNNGRANTLRMWLGGSTTKRWSDYVTMSTWTMKSDYEAAKYKCLRMNRDNDGDGTIDENEVQWYLAAIHQLTDLWIGEWSFDPRARLYRKTTWTEGQEQYFASSTVHEKYLGYDNPIILWSSEGSSTGKLSENYSGSISTPVYYRCVRNLGIPRTAAGTVKPDDLATYDAMTRRISLARIDQQSIRGYFQTAELPEHHEREAANKPWRTFEVMNTTSGNNTYNWETLRSDASSGDSPCPTGYRIPNQRELALMHSRIGNDGNWTLNNHFSRTRFQFGSNRPGFSVSQGNSVLYLLTGTGNYGGVRCVKDINE, via the coding sequence ATGAAACGATTATTCCATATAGCCTGGATGTGTCTGGCCGTCGCGGCGTGCTCGAAGGATGAATTGCCCGGAACGCATGGCGAGTTTGCCTCGCTGACGCTGAGCGTCGCCTCTTCGCAGAACGACGTGAAGACCCGCGCCGTGTCGGCCGATGCCGACGAACAGCGGATCAACAACCTCTACATCTTCATATTCAACCCGGACGGGTCGGTCGATTGCCGCAACTATATCTCCAGCCTGAGCGCATCGAGCTGGACCGGAACCATCGGCGGCCTGACGTGCGGCACGGGGAAAAGCGTGGCCGCCATTGCCAATACGGACAATACGGTCGTCGACATTACCCGCGAGATGCTCGACGGCATCGCCTCGCGTGCGGCGTTGGATTCGTGCGTGGTGAACCTCCGGGGCAAGTTCATCGAACGGGGCACCAACTTCCTGATGACGGGCGTCGCCGAGAATGTCACCGTCACGGCCGGCAGTCCCGTCTCGGCTACCGTGCCGCTGACACGCGTCGACTCCAAAATCCGCTTCCGCGTCACCGAGGCTTCGGGCGTCACCTTCACTTCCGACGACTGGCGCGTCGTGTCGGTTCCACGCAAGGCGGGGATGATGGCTTCGCGCACCGACCTGTGCACCGACCCCGCGGAGTGCTTCGATACGGAGTGGGCTCATTTCGAGGAGGACGGCAAGACCTTCGCCTTCTATTCGCTGGAGAGCGTCCTGACGCCCCGGGCCGAGATTCCCGTCACGGCGGGCACCTATGAGGAGCAGTATGCGCTGCGCGAGAAACAAGACAAGACCCCGACCGGCGCGGGAATCGAGGTCGCCAACGGCGACTATACCTATGCGCCGAAGACCGGAACCTGCGTCCAGTTGCGGGGTGACATACGCTACAAGGACGCGTCGTCGGGCGTGGAAATATCGACCGATGTGGTCTATACGATCCATCTCGGAGGCGTGGAAGGCGTCGACGACTACAACTTGCTCCGCAACACCTACTATACCTATAACGTGAAAATCGTGTCGGTGGACAAAATCATCATCGAGGTCGATTCGAGCAAGAAGACCGAGGAGGACGAGCAGCGTCCCGGCGCCGAGGGCGATGTCGTGATGGCGCTGCAGATCAAGGAGCTGGACGCGTACAACGAGGTGTTCACCCTGAGTTTCCACCAGAGCAACGTGGACGAGACCATGACCTGGGACGTCAACACCCCCTTCTCGCGGGGCGCCGCCGGCGAACATCCGGCCGACTACAAGTGGATAAAGTTCCGGATCAACAGCAAGAACAGCAGCAACTTCTACAGTAGCACCGATTTCCGCGCCTATCCGGGCAACGATGCGGTCTACACGGGGACGGTCTCGCTGGACACCTATATGACTGACGTGGCGAACGGGACGGACAAACTGCTGTATGTCGACCAGTTGGTGAATATCCTTCAGGCCTGCAAGGAGCGTTACCGTACCAGCGGAAGCGGGGGCTCCGACCACCTGTTCGACAGTAGCGACTACATGCGCTTCACGGCATTCGTCGACGAATACTATTACGAGACGAGCCCGACCGATCCTTCGGAAACGGCCGTGAACGGCTTGTGGAAGAAATTCGTCAACCAGCAGGCGCGGGTCATGAACATCCTTTCGAATCTGGCGTACAGCCCCGATCGCCAGAGCACGAAGACCAACGCCATCTACTCGATCCGCCAGTCCTCGATCCAGACCATGTATAACATCATGGACGAAGAGAATTTCACGGCCTGGGGCACGCAGATGATCCAGGAAGAAACGCCGGTCGCATTCGAAAAAAACACGAACGACGTTTCCAACCCGACATACAACGACTCGAACAACGGACGTGCGAATACGCTCCGGATGTGGCTGGGCGGCAGTACGACCAAACGCTGGAGCGATTACGTCACGATGTCGACCTGGACCATGAAGTCTGATTACGAGGCTGCCAAATACAAATGTCTGCGGATGAACCGCGACAACGACGGCGACGGCACGATCGACGAGAACGAGGTGCAATGGTATCTGGCGGCCATCCACCAGTTGACGGATCTATGGATCGGCGAATGGTCCTTCGACCCGCGAGCCAGGCTTTACAGGAAAACGACCTGGACAGAGGGGCAGGAGCAGTATTTCGCCAGCAGTACGGTTCACGAGAAGTACCTTGGCTATGACAATCCCATAATCCTATGGTCATCCGAAGGCTCCTCGACCGGAAAACTTTCCGAAAATTATTCCGGTTCGATTTCTACTCCTGTTTATTATCGTTGTGTCCGTAATCTAGGAATTCCACGCACGGCCGCCGGAACCGTCAAGCCCGACGATCTGGCTACCTACGATGCGATGACCCGCAGGATCTCGCTTGCCCGAATCGATCAGCAATCCATCCGCGGCTATTTCCAGACCGCCGAACTGCCCGAACACCACGAACGCGAGGCGGCCAACAAACCGTGGCGGACATTCGAGGTCATGAACACGACATCCGGAAACAATACCTATAACTGGGAGACGCTGAGAAGCGATGCAAGCAGCGGCGACTCCCCCTGTCCGACGGGATACCGCATCCCCAATCAGCGGGAACTGGCGCTGATGCACTCCCGAATCGGCAACGACGGAAACTGGACGCTCAACAACCATTTTTCGCGCACCCGTTTCCAGTTCGGCTCGAACCGCCCCGGATTCTCCGTCAGCCAAGGCAACAGTGTGCTGTATCTGTTGACCGGCACAGGCAATTATGGCGGCGTGCGCTGCGTGAAAGATATAAACGAATAA
- a CDS encoding fimbrillin family protein, whose amino-acid sequence METRRYWLWAVFSLTTLISCGRGGDEALQPADDAIRFDDRIGDSAVPWTKGVQTDDGNFADFGVFAYYSPQGSYDAAASKPDYMYNVRVTRPAGGDWTYSPTKYWPQGKVSFFAYAPYDTDAAVSVSCGTGAPRVTYAVPDAVADHRDLLLSAPALDRTKEGGRVPLTFRHALAAVVFEASVDGTLSEGQSIRITGIRLGKFLHKATCHHELPDAITQTLATDAADREYALSEADGTLQGNSLVAVYPVYQPVSSATGCAMLWPQQIDDDDLLTVTVRYTSNGVTRESAIVRNIGDFVVSGSIEASKRYVFRLKFTPFGEMALTCVVQDWNQETIDVPDFD is encoded by the coding sequence ATGGAAACACGAAGATATTGGCTTTGGGCGGTTTTCAGCCTGACGACTCTTATATCGTGCGGCAGGGGAGGGGATGAAGCCCTGCAACCCGCGGACGACGCCATCCGGTTCGACGACCGGATAGGGGATTCGGCCGTTCCATGGACGAAAGGCGTACAGACCGACGACGGCAACTTTGCCGACTTCGGGGTTTTCGCCTACTATTCGCCCCAGGGCAGCTACGATGCCGCCGCTTCGAAGCCCGATTACATGTACAATGTCCGGGTGACACGCCCCGCCGGAGGGGACTGGACCTATTCTCCGACGAAATACTGGCCCCAGGGAAAGGTCAGCTTCTTCGCCTATGCTCCGTATGACACCGATGCGGCGGTCTCCGTCTCATGCGGGACAGGCGCTCCGCGCGTCACCTATGCCGTTCCCGACGCCGTGGCGGATCACCGCGACCTGCTGCTGAGCGCCCCGGCCCTCGACCGGACGAAAGAGGGCGGCAGGGTGCCGCTGACATTCCGCCATGCGTTGGCGGCCGTGGTCTTCGAAGCCAGCGTCGACGGCACGCTCTCCGAGGGACAGTCGATACGCATAACCGGAATCCGTCTCGGAAAGTTCCTGCATAAGGCCACCTGCCACCACGAACTGCCGGACGCCATCACGCAGACCTTAGCGACGGACGCCGCCGACAGGGAGTACGCTCTCTCGGAGGCGGACGGCACGTTGCAGGGCAATTCGCTGGTTGCCGTCTATCCCGTCTACCAGCCGGTCTCCTCCGCAACGGGCTGCGCGATGCTTTGGCCGCAACAGATCGATGACGACGACCTGCTCACCGTCACGGTCCGCTACACGTCGAACGGCGTGACGCGGGAATCTGCAATAGTTCGGAATATCGGCGATTTCGTCGTCTCCGGCAGCATCGAAGCCAGCAAGCGATATGTTTTCAGACTGAAGTTCACCCCGTTCGGCGAGATGGCGCTGACCTGTGTGGTGCAGGACTGGAACCAGGAAACCATTGATGTCCCCGATTTCGATTGA
- a CDS encoding metal ABC transporter solute-binding protein, Zn/Mn family, with the protein MRKIATYLSAIMLLTACITNNRQNNRILYVSIQPLQSLVDSIVGGDFEVEVLVPAGASPETFEPTPRQFVELNEAQLIFNVGLIDFETSLLGKIEQQEKVIDLSRGIDLIEGSCSHSSHGHNHTHGVDPHVWTSPKALQKMAANAFEAIRKAYPDSVKYETNYNRLQKELQALDARTAEKIARSGIEYFIVYHPALTYYARDYGLRQVAIEADGKEPSARQLTAIIRQAREDGVRRIFYQKQFPASTVEVIARDIDAEYVAIDPLDRDAIANIDTITDLITAK; encoded by the coding sequence ATGCGTAAAATTGCGACATATCTGTCAGCAATCATGCTGCTGACGGCCTGCATAACGAATAACCGGCAGAATAACAGAATTTTATACGTTTCGATACAACCGCTGCAAAGTCTTGTGGACAGCATTGTCGGCGGAGATTTCGAAGTCGAAGTACTCGTGCCCGCCGGAGCCAGTCCCGAGACGTTCGAACCTACGCCCAGACAATTTGTGGAGCTAAACGAAGCGCAACTTATTTTCAATGTGGGACTTATCGACTTCGAAACCTCGCTGTTGGGCAAAATCGAACAACAGGAGAAAGTCATCGACCTGAGCCGCGGAATCGACCTGATCGAAGGCTCTTGTTCGCACAGCAGCCACGGACACAATCATACGCACGGTGTCGATCCCCATGTCTGGACCTCCCCGAAGGCGTTGCAGAAGATGGCGGCAAACGCTTTCGAAGCCATTCGCAAAGCCTATCCCGATTCGGTGAAATACGAAACCAATTATAACCGGTTGCAGAAAGAGTTACAAGCATTGGACGCTCGCACGGCGGAGAAAATCGCACGGAGCGGCATCGAATATTTCATCGTCTACCACCCCGCCCTCACCTATTATGCCCGCGACTACGGGCTGCGGCAAGTCGCCATCGAAGCAGACGGTAAGGAGCCCTCGGCCAGGCAGTTGACGGCGATCATCCGGCAAGCCCGGGAGGATGGAGTCCGCCGGATATTCTACCAAAAGCAATTCCCGGCATCGACCGTGGAGGTCATAGCCCGAGACATCGACGCCGAATACGTGGCGATTGATCCGCTGGACCGGGACGCCATAGCGAACATCGACACGATAACCGACTTAATCACCGCAAAATGA
- a CDS encoding fimbrillin family protein, which produces MKRSVLIALAAFALAGCAKESVVDSALTNAGNAIGFNTYSNITRGNPFDNNPEFAASGNVFGVTAFISTSDSPYMGKADAGTEIVSDGTKWDYKNTSDIRYWPTQGETLSFYAYAPYTKNGVAIPVAYTKGDGMIMTDYTVPADDAGQVDLMYASALNVAKASPAVKVPLQFKHAMTQVRFKAKAKGDGVFIDVKENGIKLSNLKSKGTFTLSAAGAASWSITEGNLTEYTAVFPETKEITNVEAKNLYDADKALILLPQEFAAKTGDGDMTGGTLTISCKIYYKDNNATPQYLFGSADTYADYTVPFSSKKVTGDTEGEEIWKMNKRITYTLTVTGNLEPILFKTSVVDWEDSNADMEI; this is translated from the coding sequence ATGAAAAGATCTGTTCTCATCGCTCTGGCGGCCTTCGCACTGGCCGGCTGCGCAAAGGAAAGCGTGGTCGACTCCGCCCTGACCAATGCCGGCAACGCTATCGGCTTCAACACCTATTCGAACATCACCCGCGGCAATCCGTTCGACAACAACCCCGAGTTCGCCGCATCGGGCAACGTCTTCGGCGTAACGGCCTTTATTAGCACCTCGGACAGCCCCTACATGGGCAAGGCCGATGCCGGCACCGAGATCGTTTCCGACGGCACGAAATGGGACTACAAGAACACGAGCGACATCCGCTACTGGCCGACCCAGGGAGAAACCCTCAGTTTTTACGCCTATGCGCCCTACACCAAGAACGGCGTTGCGATTCCGGTTGCATATACGAAGGGCGACGGAATGATCATGACGGACTATACCGTTCCTGCCGACGATGCCGGCCAGGTGGACCTCATGTACGCCTCGGCGCTGAATGTCGCCAAGGCAAGTCCGGCCGTGAAGGTTCCCCTCCAGTTCAAACACGCGATGACGCAGGTGCGTTTCAAGGCCAAGGCCAAGGGCGACGGTGTCTTCATCGACGTGAAGGAGAACGGCATCAAGCTGAGCAACCTCAAGTCGAAGGGCACCTTCACCCTCTCGGCCGCCGGCGCTGCCAGCTGGAGCATTACTGAAGGCAACCTGACCGAATATACGGCAGTTTTCCCCGAGACCAAGGAAATCACCAATGTGGAAGCAAAAAATCTCTATGATGCGGACAAGGCACTGATACTGCTTCCGCAGGAGTTCGCTGCAAAAACCGGTGACGGAGACATGACCGGCGGCACCCTTACGATTTCCTGCAAGATCTATTACAAGGATAATAACGCAACCCCCCAGTATCTGTTCGGTTCGGCCGACACGTATGCCGACTACACGGTTCCGTTCAGCAGCAAGAAAGTTACCGGCGATACGGAGGGGGAAGAGATCTGGAAGATGAACAAGCGCATTACCTATACGCTGACCGTCACCGGCAACCTCGAACCTATCCTGTTCAAGACGTCGGTAGTGGATTGGGAGGATTCCAACGCAGACATGGAGATCTAA
- a CDS encoding site-specific integrase — MASVKVKFRASSVADREGRLYYQIIHNRVTRQINSGHKLLPSEWAALRAGLLRPDCKGPRHAYLVALKSRIVEDTARLERIIARLEHTGESYTAGDVVARYLTPSDTGGFFSFARSLVGQLRQIGKIRTGERYTTVLNSFGRFRRNTEVSWDEMDSDLMIEYETYLKSRGVCPNTSSYYMRGLRAIYNRAVEKKMTVQRDPFKYVYTGIGKTVKRAVPLKVIRQIRDMDLALFPAMDFARDIFMFSFYTRGMSFIDMAYLKKKDLQNGILSYRRQKTGQQLFVKWEKPMQEIVDKYDTNATPYLLPVIRDMHADARRQYKNAAHLVNDKLKKLGEQLGLDIPLTSYVARHGWASIAKDRNIPLAIISEAMGHDSEKTTRIYLASLDTSAVDKANSRILKAL, encoded by the coding sequence ATGGCAAGCGTAAAAGTAAAATTCCGGGCCTCGTCCGTTGCGGATCGTGAAGGCCGACTGTATTATCAGATCATCCATAACCGTGTAACCCGACAGATCAACAGCGGCCATAAACTGTTACCGTCGGAATGGGCCGCTCTGCGTGCAGGATTGCTCCGGCCGGATTGCAAAGGGCCCCGACACGCTTACCTTGTCGCATTGAAAAGCCGGATCGTGGAAGACACCGCCCGCCTGGAGCGCATTATCGCCCGGTTGGAACATACGGGCGAAAGTTATACGGCCGGGGATGTGGTCGCACGTTATCTTACGCCTTCGGATACCGGGGGCTTTTTCTCTTTCGCCCGGAGTCTTGTCGGGCAGTTGAGACAGATCGGGAAAATTCGCACGGGCGAACGCTACACGACCGTCTTGAACAGCTTCGGGCGTTTCCGCAGGAATACCGAGGTGTCTTGGGATGAGATGGACTCCGACCTGATGATCGAATACGAGACTTATCTCAAATCGAGGGGCGTATGCCCGAATACCTCCTCTTACTATATGCGGGGACTGCGAGCCATTTATAACCGGGCCGTTGAGAAGAAAATGACCGTGCAGCGCGATCCGTTCAAGTATGTCTACACGGGCATTGGCAAAACTGTTAAGCGGGCGGTACCCCTGAAAGTCATCCGCCAGATCCGGGATATGGATTTGGCACTGTTTCCGGCGATGGATTTCGCCCGCGACATTTTCATGTTCTCATTCTACACCCGGGGAATGTCGTTCATCGACATGGCTTACCTGAAGAAGAAAGATCTGCAAAACGGCATACTCTCTTACCGCAGGCAGAAAACGGGACAGCAGTTGTTCGTCAAATGGGAAAAACCCATGCAGGAGATCGTCGATAAATATGATACGAACGCCACTCCTTATCTGCTGCCGGTAATTCGGGACATGCATGCCGACGCTCGCCGGCAGTACAAGAATGCGGCGCATCTGGTCAATGACAAATTGAAAAAATTAGGCGAGCAGTTGGGACTGGACATACCCTTGACCAGCTATGTCGCCCGCCACGGGTGGGCTTCCATCGCCAAGGACAGGAACATTCCGCTCGCGATCATCAGCGAGGCGATGGGACATGATTCGGAGAAAACCACGCGAATCTATCTCGCCTCTTTGGACACATCGGCTGTGGACAAGGCTAACAGCCGAATTCTGAAAGCATTGTAG
- a CDS encoding metal ABC transporter ATP-binding protein, whose amino-acid sequence MNLVTMRDVSVAYDGYEAIQHVDLEIGDDDFLGVIGPNGGGKTTLVKAILGTVPHTGEICLAPELFRGKERLIGYMPQLSDFDREFPISVLEVVLSGLQGRRGFRSPYTREDREKAMALLASSGIAETARQPIGEVSGGQMQRALLARAVISDPKLLILDEPANFVDNKFEKELYRTLHELNTHMAIVMVSHDIGTITSVVKEIVCVNRRVHRHRSNVLTEEQLRNYDCPIQLVSHGHIPHTVLEHHPGDGCCDHDSVR is encoded by the coding sequence ATGAATCTGGTAACGATGCGCGACGTAAGCGTCGCATACGACGGATACGAAGCCATTCAACATGTCGATCTGGAAATCGGCGACGACGATTTCCTGGGTGTCATAGGTCCCAACGGCGGCGGAAAGACGACGCTCGTGAAAGCCATACTCGGAACCGTGCCCCATACGGGCGAAATATGTTTGGCGCCGGAGTTGTTCCGGGGCAAGGAGCGGCTGATCGGCTATATGCCGCAGTTGTCGGATTTCGACCGGGAGTTTCCGATCTCGGTGCTCGAAGTCGTGCTGTCGGGATTGCAGGGCCGCCGCGGGTTCCGCTCCCCCTACACCCGGGAGGACCGCGAAAAGGCGATGGCGCTGCTGGCCTCGTCGGGGATTGCCGAAACGGCCCGCCAGCCGATCGGAGAGGTGTCGGGCGGCCAGATGCAGCGGGCGCTGCTGGCCCGGGCCGTGATCTCGGACCCGAAGCTGCTGATTCTGGACGAACCCGCGAATTTCGTGGACAACAAGTTCGAGAAAGAGCTTTACCGCACGCTGCACGAACTGAATACGCACATGGCAATCGTCATGGTGTCGCACGACATCGGCACGATCACGAGTGTCGTGAAAGAGATCGTCTGTGTCAACCGCCGCGTGCACCGTCATCGCTCGAACGTGCTGACCGAAGAGCAGCTGCGCAACTACGACTGCCCTATCCAGCTCGTTTCGCACGGCCACATTCCCCACACCGTGCTGGAGCACCACCCGGGGGACGGATGCTGCGACCACGATTCTGTCCGATAA
- a CDS encoding mobilization protein, translating to MNTDRKHTQQFRTPSYKYSFRLNEEQNIRFNELLCKAGLEHNRSRFIVKRIFAEEFVVIKRDPSKTQFIARLNDFYFQFQKFGNNYNQIVKAINAHFSNVAIPHQIAMLEQRTRELKALSLEILNLAKQAKERLRI from the coding sequence ATGAATACCGACCGAAAACACACACAACAATTTCGAACTCCGAGTTATAAATACTCCTTCCGGCTCAATGAAGAGCAAAACATCCGCTTCAACGAGTTGCTCTGCAAAGCCGGACTTGAGCATAACCGCAGTCGGTTTATCGTCAAACGCATCTTCGCCGAAGAGTTCGTCGTCATCAAACGCGACCCGTCAAAGACGCAGTTTATCGCCCGGCTGAATGATTTTTATTTCCAATTTCAAAAGTTCGGGAACAACTATAACCAGATTGTAAAAGCCATCAACGCACACTTTTCCAACGTTGCTATCCCGCATCAGATCGCTATGCTGGAGCAACGGACCCGCGAGCTGAAAGCTCTGAGTCTTGAGATTCTCAACCTTGCAAAACAGGCTAAGGAGCGATTGCGAATATAA